Genomic window (Chloroflexota bacterium):
TCGCCGCAATGGGCGAGTTCCCGGTTGCCGAGGCTTCACAGGGCCGTTCCCTCCACCTCTCTGGATAAGGGCGTAATCAACTTACGCTATTTGGATTGTGGCGCAGTTTTACCACAGGGCCGCAGCCTTGTCAAGCAGTGCCCTACTACCTCTGTGCATGATTCCCACCGAATCCGATACACTTTCCGCGCTATTCCTACTGTTTCTGGTTGAGGAATTCCGCCTGTACTTGCCGGAACTGCTCCGTGAACCGGGCTTGATCAGTCTTTTCGGGAAGCAGCTTTTGGACCGCCACCTGGTCAAGCGACTCGCCCGTAGCCATGAATATCATGATCGCGAAGGCTACAATCGCCTCCACGGTAGTGAATTCGCAGTGTCCATACCGGTCAATAGGAATATTGATGTGGCGGAATGCCGAGCCGGTGGACAGTGTCTTGAGCCGGTAGATGCCCTCGTGATAGTAGGGCACCTGTTGGTCCCTCAGCGTATGCATCGTCACCAACGGCACGCTCAACTGGCCGGAGGTCTGGTAATGAGCGGTGATTTCGGCAATGGCGGCCGGGTCTGCCCCGAAACGCGCCACACCGGCGTTCAATGCCGCGTCATCCAGTGACCCCGTATACTCACGCGTCAGGTTGTGGAAAGGTTGGCCGCCCAGCTTTCCGATAGCATCGTTGGTTGCGAACACGTTGTACCAGAGAGCATCGTGCAGGGATTCGTCCACGGAGTAGGCGAGATCATTGACATCGAATGGTGCCCCTGTAACGCTGAACAATTGCTGCAGCGCCGCCCGGTTGACTGGATCAAAGACCACCGGCTGGATAACGTTCTGGTAGAAGTCATCCCAATTGTCGATAAGCGGTTGGGGGATGTTTACGGGGCTTCCCGGCACGAGTCCAGGAAAGAAGTAATCAAATACTGCGCGAAAATCGCCGAAGTAACTGGTCTGGACGTTGAAATCGCCTACCGGACCACAAGTCGCCAGCCCTCCATCCACCAGGCCGGCGTACTGCTCTGTCACCAGCGTTGTAACCAGGCCTCCTTCGGAAACACCTACCACAAATACCCGATCTGGCGTGCCATACTGTTGAGCGAAGATATCGATCAAATCGACGACATCCTGAACACCAGGTTTGACGGCCAGGCCGTTGGTAGCATAGCTGGTAGTGGCGAATCCGTAGCCCAGGACGTTGGCAATATCGAAAATACAGGTGCCGTCGTCGAGACAGAGCTGGTCTTCGGGAATTTGCAGCGGCTCATTGTAGGCGACGTAACCATGGGCATAGATCACCAGATCGCCGTTCCACCACCAATCGGGAGGCATACAGATGCGATAGATCGCCCCGCTGCTTTGCACACCATCGGGATCACAGCCCACCAGAGCCGCTGGCGCGACTGTCTCTATCGATTGTTCAGGCTTTTCCTGAGCATCCAGGGGCGCCTGGAAAGCCGGCAAAAGCCCGCTCCCGCCGGCAATCAAAATCAGAACCAGGATGATACGAAGTGAACGGGACATGAGTTACTCTCCTTAAGACTGATGACCGCTGACCACCGACCGCCGTCCTCTGGCTGCGGTCCGCGGTTCTCAGGCCAGCAGGCTATCTTCCCTGGCGGGCAGCCACCTGGGCCTGCAGGTCAACCAGTGAGGGCATCGGTCCAAAGATCTGATCGGGGAAATTGCCACCGCCCGACCAGAAAAGCCAGCCGTCGGCGCCGGCATCGTCCGCGGCCTTGCGCTGGATCATCATCTCGGGTACCGAATAGTTATAGCCGGCAGCAGGCCCCGAGCTTCGATAGTTGTTGGGATAACCCTGCAACCAGGGCCGAATCCGCGTGGGCAGCGCCACGGTGTCCCGTACCCGTTCGGTGCTGTCATAGATTACCTGATAGGGACAAAGCACCGGCTCATCGCAACCGGGGAAGGTCCCGGGCCACCAAACCTGAGGGTAGATCATTGGACTCACGTAGTCGAGTCCCGCTGCCATTTCGGCCAGATTCTGACCAATGAAGGGTTCCTGGCCTGTCAAAATAATGCTGCCAAAGACGTCGATCGATGTGAACACGCCGTAGGGCTTCAGCGCATCCATCAACTCGCTGGAAAAGGTGGTAATGGCCTCGACCCGGTTCTCGGTAGTGCTTTCCACCACGTAGTCAAACTGGGTGTGATCGGGATGGCCTGTGAAGCGGAAGTAATCGAACTGGATCTCATCATAGCCCAGTTCGGCCAGTTCCTTGGCCAGATCGATTTCGTATTGGCGCACCTCATCCCGATAGACGTCGACCCAGGCAAGCTTTTCGGCGTCCCGCCACAACACACCAGGGGAGTCCTTCTTGCGGGCGCCCCATTCCGGGCGTCCCTCGGCCAGGGCATTGTCCTTAAAGGTCACAAAGCGGGCAATGGTATAGATGCCCCGCTCCCTGGCTTTCTCCAGGAACTCCTGAGCGCTCATGAGATTCGGGTCGTAGACCCCGATGTCCCGGGCCACCTCGTTCCTGGGTTCCCAGGCGATTTCACCCAGGTCACTTTTCATATCGACCACTACCGTGTTCAGCACGGGTGAATTTGCTACCAGGTCCAGCCGTTCCTCGATCAGCGCCCGGTTATAGAGATAGTGGAAGGGAATGTAAAAGCCCCGTGCCTCGAATGGCTGCAACTCCGCTTCCAGGCAATAGGGAGCGCCGCATTCGCCCTGGTCCAGCGCCTCGGGAAAATAGAGATCGAATCCTGGCGCCTTGACCATCACCTGGGCATCGGGTGGCGCATCTTCGACCAGAAAGCTGCCGTCGGCGTTTGTATCTGCCATGACCGCCGGTTCAGTACCTTGGCATTGCGCGCCCTGGCATTGCGCGCCATCATAAACGTACACCGTGGCACCGATGATCCCTTCGCCCCTCTTGCCGTCGACGGCATGGCCTGCAATCGTATCCCGGTAGAGCTGCACCTGAACTTGGTCCGCCCCGTCATAAGGAATGACCGCTGTCGAAAATCCATCAGCCGTGACGGTGAAAACCTCGCCAGGATCCAGCAGACGCAACAGGGCAACCCCCTGGGCATCGGAAGTGTTCTGGCTACGCGGGCCAATCAACGAAATCCCCGGCAGCCTTTCACCCGATTCCAGATCCTCCACCGTGATCACCGCATGCCTCGGTTTTAAGGCGACCCGAATCTCCTGGTTGTCGTCAAACCTGGACTCAGCATCGGAGAAGCCCTCAGCGCTGACTACCACTTCAAGGGGTGCTTCGGCGCCCCACAAAATGAAGCGGCCATCGTCGTCGGTATCCGCCCCATTGTTGCCGGCAATGACAGTGGCGCCAGCCAGGGGGCTGTCGGTAACCAGGTTGAAGACACGGCCTGCCAGATGCTTCGGCAGCAGCTCCACGACCAGGTCCTGGCCATCCAACAGGTGGCTGGTCTCATCCACAGCCACCCGAACGGGCTCGTAGCCGGCGAGCGACGCCTCCAGCAATAGACCATTGCCGTGCAGCCCTTGGAAGTGGAAACCGCCGGCTTCGTCGGCAATCAGGGTTTTACCGCCGATTGCAAGCTTCGTCTCAGCCAGGGGCTCACCGGTGCGTCCATCGACAGCCTTGCCCGACAACACCGTCGGCTCCAGGGCTACGTCAAGTGGTTCTTCCCCCGCCAGAATGGCCGTCGACTCGACTGCGATCGAGGCTGGCAGGTACCCGGGCAAGATCACCTGCAACAGGTCACTGCCGCTGACATGTGAGACATAGTAGAAACCATCATCCTGGCTTTCGGTGGTGCGGTCACCGAAAAGTACCGAGGCGCCTGGCAAGGTCTGCCCGGTGGCAGCATCGCTGACAGTACCGCGCAAGCCGTCGGGCAGCAACTGAAGGGTCAACATACTCGCATTGGCTGCCAGCTGCCCGGCGTCCACCGCCTGCTGAAATGGAATGAAACCATCGGACTCCGCCTGGAGGATCACATTCTCCCGGGGCACGTTAAGCAACTCGAACTGGCCAGCCTTGTCGCTGGTCGCGGACTGGTCTGCTGCAGTAAGAATCACACCGGGCACCGGTTCATTGCTGGAAGCATCGACGATCTGGCCACCCAACCGGTTAGGTTGCACCGCCGCAACGATGGAGGCAGGCAACAGGGGAATCAAGTTGAACTGGCTCTTCCCTTGCCACGGTTGGTAGCGATCGAGCTCGATACTGGCGTTTACTGGCCGGAAGCGGAAGGTGCGTGTGGAGAAACGTCCTTCGGCATCGGTTCGAATCTCTTTTTTTCCCAGATCGACCGCCACATCGGCCAGGGGTTGCGCTGTCCGGGCGTCGGTGACTTGACCGCCGACCTTGACCGGAATGAGATAGAGAACGAGAAGAACAATGGGAATGGCAATCAGTATAGTGGTCACCGTACGTTGACGGGATTGCACGGTGTTTGCATCTGGCACGAACAGATCCTCCCTGGTCAAAAAATCGATGGTTCCGACGCTTCATCTTTAAGGTCGGAACGGCCCGTATTATAGCACAGCGCCCCACCGGCGGCAATTGTTTTGAAAAAGCAGAAGGGCATCGACAGGAGAATTTCTCAGGCGCCGCGGTATGCGCTGAACAGCTACCCACCCGTCACGTACACAGTCGACTATTGTGGTATAATGCGGATCAACTATTGGCAAACAGGGACAAAAACAGAGTGTTTGGCAGGGTTGCGCGTAAATGGTGGCTGCTGTGTGCCACGGACATGGATTGAGATACGAAAGCTTCGTCAGACTGGAGCAAAACCATGACTACAACTATGAATCAAGAGCTGCCCCAGGACAAATCGGCCTGGCGGCAGATTGTTGCCAGGTATCAGACGGCCAGCCTCAACCGAAGTGTGATACAGCTGATCACTTCCGTTGTGCCCTACTTCGTGCTGCTGGTCCTGATGTATTTCAGCCTGGACATCTCGTATTGGCTGACTCTGCTGTTGGCCATTCCAGCCGCAGGCTTCGTGATTCGGATCTTCATCATCTTCCATGACTGCGGCCATGGCTCATTTTTCGCCTCCCGAGAGGCCAACGAGTGGGTGGGCAGATTCACCGGCGTCCTGACCTTCACCCCCTACCATCGCTGGCGCAGAGCCCACGCCATCCATCATGCTACGGCGGGAGACCTGGACCGGCGCGAAGCGGGCGACGTGTGGACCATGACGGTAGATGAGTACCTGGAATCCCCCCCGTTAAAACGGTTGGGCTACCGGGTTTATCGTTTCCCGCCGATAATGTTAACAGTGGGGGCATGGATGAGCTTTTTGGTCTTCGAGCGACTCTGGTTCTGGGAGAAGGACAAGCGGGCGCGGAACAGCGTTATCTGGACCGATGTGGCTCTGCTGGCCATTGCGGTCGTCGCAACTTTGACAATTGGGCTCAAAGCGTATCTGCTTATTCAAATACCGGTCATCTGCCTGGCCGCCAGTGCCGGAGTCTGGCTTTTCTACGTCCAGCACCAGTTCGAGGGGGTGTACTGGCAACGGCATGAGGACTGGGACTATGTCGACGCCGCTCTGCAGGGCAGCTCCTATTACAAATTGCCCAGCCTTCTGCAGTGGTTTTCCGGTAACATCGGCTTTCACCATATCCACCATCTGAGCCCCAAAATCCCTAATTACAACCTGGAGCAGGCCAACAACGAGAACTCCCTGTTTCAGATTGCCCCGGTGACGCCCAGGTCGAGTCTGAAGTCACTGGGCTTCCGCCTATGGGATGAGGAGAATCATCAGCTGGTAGGCTTTTCCGAGGCGAAACGGGCAGCTGAGCTTCGATCCGCGCCCGCCAAACCCAACCCATAGTCGAGGCAGGCCTTGCGTCTGGAGAGGTCTCCGGGAAAGATAGGGAGGTTCACTGAGGATAATGAAATTTGAATTCCTGTCTGAAACACTGCCAGACGCTTTTCGCTGGTTAAATGAGCCCCTGGCCTATTCCACTGGTCAGGGGTTAACATTGATGACACGACCTGAGACCGATTTCTGGCAGGGCACCCATTACGGATTTCGCAGGGATAATGGGCACTGCCTGTTGACCTCGATACAGGGTGATTTCACTTTGGAAACCAGAACTGAATTTGCCCCTGTTGCCCAATATGACCAGTGCGGTTTGATGGTGAGGGTGGACAGCGCGAATTGGATAAAGTGCTCCCTGGAATATGAGAACAGCTCGCTGAGCCGACTGGGTTCGGTGGTGACAAACGGCGGATTCTCCGATTGGGCCACCCAGGATATCACAACGCCGGTCTACACAATATCCTATCGCATCAGTAAAAGCGGCCAGGACTTTCTGATCGAATATTCATGGGACGGTGAAAGTTGGTATCAGATGAGGATTACCCACCTTGCCAATTGCCCGGAAAGCCTTGACGCAGGTCTCTATGCTTGTAGCCCGGTCGGAGAAGGATTTCAGTGCACCTTTGAGTATCTGGCAACCGGTGAGAATCAGTGGGATACATAGTCGAGCAGGGAGTCAGTCTAGACAAGCTGATTCAATAGCCCCGGGCCAGATCAACCCGGTTGGGAATGGTCTCACCCCGGTTGGCCGCATTGAA
Coding sequences:
- a CDS encoding DUF1349 domain-containing protein, with the protein product MKFEFLSETLPDAFRWLNEPLAYSTGQGLTLMTRPETDFWQGTHYGFRRDNGHCLLTSIQGDFTLETRTEFAPVAQYDQCGLMVRVDSANWIKCSLEYENSSLSRLGSVVTNGGFSDWATQDITTPVYTISYRISKSGQDFLIEYSWDGESWYQMRITHLANCPESLDAGLYACSPVGEGFQCTFEYLATGENQWDT
- a CDS encoding putative glycoside hydrolase, producing the protein MPDANTVQSRQRTVTTILIAIPIVLLVLYLIPVKVGGQVTDARTAQPLADVAVDLGKKEIRTDAEGRFSTRTFRFRPVNASIELDRYQPWQGKSQFNLIPLLPASIVAAVQPNRLGGQIVDASSNEPVPGVILTAADQSATSDKAGQFELLNVPRENVILQAESDGFIPFQQAVDAGQLAANASMLTLQLLPDGLRGTVSDAATGQTLPGASVLFGDRTTESQDDGFYYVSHVSGSDLLQVILPGYLPASIAVESTAILAGEEPLDVALEPTVLSGKAVDGRTGEPLAETKLAIGGKTLIADEAGGFHFQGLHGNGLLLEASLAGYEPVRVAVDETSHLLDGQDLVVELLPKHLAGRVFNLVTDSPLAGATVIAGNNGADTDDDGRFILWGAEAPLEVVVSAEGFSDAESRFDDNQEIRVALKPRHAVITVEDLESGERLPGISLIGPRSQNTSDAQGVALLRLLDPGEVFTVTADGFSTAVIPYDGADQVQVQLYRDTIAGHAVDGKRGEGIIGATVYVYDGAQCQGAQCQGTEPAVMADTNADGSFLVEDAPPDAQVMVKAPGFDLYFPEALDQGECGAPYCLEAELQPFEARGFYIPFHYLYNRALIEERLDLVANSPVLNTVVVDMKSDLGEIAWEPRNEVARDIGVYDPNLMSAQEFLEKARERGIYTIARFVTFKDNALAEGRPEWGARKKDSPGVLWRDAEKLAWVDVYRDEVRQYEIDLAKELAELGYDEIQFDYFRFTGHPDHTQFDYVVESTTENRVEAITTFSSELMDALKPYGVFTSIDVFGSIILTGQEPFIGQNLAEMAAGLDYVSPMIYPQVWWPGTFPGCDEPVLCPYQVIYDSTERVRDTVALPTRIRPWLQGYPNNYRSSGPAAGYNYSVPEMMIQRKAADDAGADGWLFWSGGGNFPDQIFGPMPSLVDLQAQVAARQGR
- a CDS encoding fatty acid desaturase gives rise to the protein MTTTMNQELPQDKSAWRQIVARYQTASLNRSVIQLITSVVPYFVLLVLMYFSLDISYWLTLLLAIPAAGFVIRIFIIFHDCGHGSFFASREANEWVGRFTGVLTFTPYHRWRRAHAIHHATAGDLDRREAGDVWTMTVDEYLESPPLKRLGYRVYRFPPIMLTVGAWMSFLVFERLWFWEKDKRARNSVIWTDVALLAIAVVATLTIGLKAYLLIQIPVICLAASAGVWLFYVQHQFEGVYWQRHEDWDYVDAALQGSSYYKLPSLLQWFSGNIGFHHIHHLSPKIPNYNLEQANNENSLFQIAPVTPRSSLKSLGFRLWDEENHQLVGFSEAKRAAELRSAPAKPNP